One Jeotgalibaca porci genomic region harbors:
- a CDS encoding methyl-accepting chemotaxis protein: protein MDVSDKLNLKKINLKGKGQIKNIKIGKVAYSDLKIKQRLLLAFSVIMLFMTIIGATSLYTFQQTYSNVDEMVSEDITTMKIYDNVNYYSARRLAAVRGYFLTSKNSYVELIDEYSELMNIEIAKILAKGVSPEIETAFQELSLLDVVLAEQLNAIKEGGSRGDALRVVNTKYNPQFEKLADQITAFSLTQADLAKDKTSTVLAQMKTSIKIMAVLLVVALILGIILIVLFANSITKPIITVMERLKIIAAGKLGQKPLEVPGKGEISQLMEATNLLQGRFTEMVTNISEAASELAQHSEELSQSSNEVRTGSEQVAMTMQELAIGTENQAHAASQMATQMDQFGTDFAHASKSSSKISKDSSKVVGLSDQGQELMQASSQQMAHINDIVQESVVMMGDLDKSTQEINKLVVIIRGIADQTNLLALNAAIEAARAGEHGRGFAVVADEVRKLSEQVANSVQEITVFVETIQKESNHVTRSLAGGSTEAKLGLETMTETRATFEKISKSLNDMVTEIEGMNSDIHNLSEASAEMGHSISEIASVSEESAAGVEETSAASQEITSTMEEVAVNANQIAEHAEMLNRMVAEFQL from the coding sequence TTGGACGTTTCAGACAAATTAAATTTAAAGAAAATAAACTTAAAGGGGAAAGGGCAGATAAAAAACATTAAGATTGGAAAGGTTGCCTATTCCGACTTAAAGATTAAGCAACGTTTACTACTCGCCTTTTCAGTAATTATGCTATTTATGACGATTATTGGCGCAACTAGCTTGTATACATTCCAACAGACATATTCGAATGTCGATGAAATGGTATCAGAAGATATTACGACTATGAAAATATATGACAATGTCAATTACTATTCAGCGCGTCGTTTAGCAGCTGTTCGTGGGTATTTTTTGACAAGTAAAAATAGTTATGTCGAACTAATTGATGAATATTCAGAATTGATGAATATTGAAATAGCGAAAATACTAGCTAAAGGTGTATCACCAGAAATTGAAACGGCCTTTCAAGAACTATCATTGTTGGATGTTGTGTTAGCTGAGCAACTGAATGCAATTAAAGAGGGCGGTAGTCGAGGAGATGCGCTACGAGTTGTAAATACGAAATATAATCCGCAATTTGAAAAGTTGGCAGACCAAATTACGGCCTTTTCACTTACTCAAGCTGATTTGGCGAAAGACAAAACAAGTACCGTTTTAGCTCAAATGAAGACAAGTATAAAAATAATGGCTGTATTGTTAGTAGTTGCGCTTATTCTCGGTATTATTTTGATTGTGTTATTCGCTAACAGTATTACGAAACCAATCATCACTGTCATGGAAAGATTGAAAATAATCGCTGCTGGTAAATTGGGCCAAAAACCTTTGGAAGTACCTGGTAAAGGTGAGATTTCCCAATTGATGGAAGCGACGAACCTACTACAAGGACGCTTTACCGAAATGGTTACGAATATTTCGGAAGCAGCTTCGGAACTGGCGCAACACAGTGAAGAGTTATCGCAATCATCTAATGAAGTGCGTACAGGGTCTGAACAAGTTGCCATGACGATGCAAGAATTGGCAATTGGAACGGAAAATCAAGCACATGCAGCCAGCCAAATGGCTACACAAATGGACCAGTTTGGAACGGATTTCGCCCATGCGTCTAAGAGCAGTTCTAAAATCAGTAAAGACTCAAGTAAAGTGGTCGGATTATCTGATCAAGGCCAAGAATTGATGCAAGCTTCAAGCCAACAAATGGCACACATTAATGACATCGTTCAAGAATCAGTTGTAATGATGGGCGACTTGGACAAGAGTACGCAAGAGATTAATAAATTGGTTGTAATTATTCGCGGTATCGCGGATCAGACGAATCTTTTGGCGCTTAACGCGGCAATTGAAGCGGCGAGAGCCGGCGAACATGGCCGTGGATTTGCGGTTGTTGCTGACGAAGTACGTAAACTTTCTGAGCAAGTAGCTAACTCAGTTCAAGAAATTACCGTATTTGTTGAAACGATTCAGAAAGAGTCTAATCATGTCACGCGTTCTCTAGCAGGCGGATCGACGGAAGCGAAACTCGGGTTGGAAACGATGACAGAAACACGCGCAACTTTCGAAAAAATATCCAAATCCTTAAACGATATGGTTACGGAAATTGAAGGAATGAATAGTGACATTCACAATCTTTCTGAAGCAAGTGCTGAAATGGGACATTCTATTTCTGAAATCGCATCTGTTTCTGAAGAGTCTGCTGCCGGTGTAGAAGAGACTTCTGCAGCGTCACAAGAAATTACAAGTACGATGGAAGAAGTTGCAGTAAATGCAAACCAAATTGCGGAACATGCCGAAATGCTGAATCGTATGGTAGCAGAATTCCAATTATAA
- a CDS encoding methyl-accepting chemotaxis protein, whose amino-acid sequence MDAIGAKKIKMKKSKRGFEWGKLQFKYRSIRARLLIIFSVFIFFLIGIGASTLLMFRSVNANVEKIIDEDMVLVQSYEKMSYLMSQRVANLRGYLLTSEGRYLLNFNENVKESETYQQEITALDADSTTDNLFESLSEWEVYVQENIITVLKDKQRAQAVQNMNTYANPKAEEILAAITERSDSHSAAIQLNGEVLVANTNRGALILAMGVAVISLLAVVVALLFSRDFAKSIQIVMHRLNTIKSGLLNQEPLPVDGGGEVVALTQATNDMQTHLLSIINQMKTSAEALMTQSETLSFSASEVQSGSEQVAVTMQELATGTENQAQSTSLLATNMTAFKAEVETVTRAGKAANKSSQTIVSFSGKGKKNMTTSKEQMENINQIVEEAVLKMETLDQGTKEIGKLVAIIDDVANQTNLLALNAAIEAARAGEHGRGFAVVADEVRKLSERVAESVKDITAFVTNIQTESHVVVESLQMGYTEVQAGLSGITETSQTFDTITHSLETVVANITQINKELNQLAETGNDMSHAISEIASVSEESAAGVEQTSAASQEINSTMEEVATNAQQIKQQAELLNKVVNQFQIN is encoded by the coding sequence TTGGATGCTATAGGGGCAAAGAAAATTAAGATGAAAAAGTCAAAACGGGGATTCGAATGGGGAAAGTTACAATTCAAATACCGGTCAATTCGTGCACGCTTATTAATCATTTTTTCAGTCTTTATTTTCTTTTTGATTGGGATCGGTGCTTCAACGCTATTGATGTTTCGATCTGTAAATGCAAATGTCGAAAAAATTATCGATGAAGATATGGTATTGGTGCAAAGTTACGAAAAAATGTCTTATCTGATGTCCCAACGTGTTGCTAATTTACGTGGTTATCTGTTAACAAGTGAAGGTAGATATCTACTCAATTTTAATGAAAATGTAAAAGAGAGTGAAACTTATCAGCAAGAAATTACCGCTCTTGACGCTGATAGTACGACAGACAACCTTTTTGAAAGTCTGTCAGAATGGGAAGTTTATGTCCAAGAAAATATTATTACTGTTCTTAAAGATAAACAACGCGCACAAGCTGTTCAGAATATGAACACGTACGCAAATCCAAAAGCAGAAGAGATTTTAGCAGCGATAACAGAACGATCAGATTCGCATTCGGCAGCGATTCAGTTGAATGGGGAAGTATTAGTCGCTAATACAAATAGAGGCGCACTAATTTTGGCAATGGGTGTCGCGGTTATCAGTTTGTTAGCAGTTGTAGTAGCACTCTTATTCTCACGTGATTTTGCCAAATCAATTCAAATTGTGATGCATCGTTTAAACACGATTAAATCGGGCCTCTTAAATCAAGAGCCTTTACCGGTTGATGGTGGCGGGGAAGTAGTCGCATTGACGCAAGCTACAAACGATATGCAAACGCATCTTCTCTCCATTATTAATCAAATGAAAACAAGCGCAGAGGCCTTAATGACACAAAGTGAGACCCTCTCATTTTCAGCGAGTGAAGTGCAGTCCGGTTCGGAACAAGTTGCGGTAACGATGCAGGAACTGGCAACTGGAACCGAGAATCAAGCGCAATCCACGTCATTATTAGCGACGAATATGACAGCTTTCAAAGCAGAAGTCGAAACGGTTACACGCGCTGGTAAAGCAGCGAACAAATCTTCGCAAACCATTGTTTCTTTTTCTGGAAAAGGGAAAAAGAATATGACAACTTCAAAAGAGCAAATGGAAAATATTAACCAAATTGTCGAAGAGGCAGTCTTAAAAATGGAAACCTTAGATCAAGGTACAAAAGAAATAGGGAAGTTAGTTGCGATTATTGATGACGTTGCGAACCAAACCAATTTGTTGGCTTTAAATGCAGCAATTGAAGCAGCACGGGCAGGTGAACACGGCCGTGGTTTCGCCGTTGTGGCTGATGAAGTACGTAAGTTATCGGAACGCGTCGCGGAATCCGTGAAAGATATTACAGCTTTTGTAACGAATATTCAAACCGAATCACATGTCGTGGTAGAATCTTTGCAAATGGGTTATACAGAAGTGCAGGCAGGACTCTCCGGAATCACAGAAACAAGTCAAACTTTTGATACCATTACGCACTCTTTAGAGACTGTAGTTGCAAATATTACGCAAATAAACAAAGAACTTAACCAACTGGCAGAAACGGGTAACGATATGAGCCATGCTATTTCAGAGATTGCCTCTGTTTCAGAAGAATCAGCAGCCGGTGTTGAACAAACATCAGCTGCTTCTCAAGAAATCAATAGTACGATGGAAGAAGTTGCTACGAACGCGCAACAGATCAAGCAACAAGCAGAGTTATTGAACAAGGTTGTAAATCAGTTCCAAATAAATTAA
- a CDS encoding DNA-3-methyladenine glycosylase I, with amino-acid sequence MVKRCKWAGNDLTMQKYHDYEWGVARYDDTYLFEMLTLEGAQAGLSWQIILNKREDYREAFRQFSVAECAVLTDDELEEIRLQTGVVKNKLKIRSVRSNAIAFQKIQMEFGSFSNYIWGFSEPIINSWEEEADVPAQSDLSDLISKDLKKRGFKFVGPVIMYSFMQAIGMVNDHVRHCDFK; translated from the coding sequence ATGGTAAAGCGTTGTAAATGGGCCGGAAATGACCTGACTATGCAGAAATATCATGATTATGAATGGGGAGTGGCGCGTTACGATGATACCTATCTCTTTGAAATGTTGACGTTGGAAGGCGCACAAGCGGGGTTATCGTGGCAAATTATATTGAATAAACGCGAAGATTACCGCGAAGCATTCCGACAATTTTCTGTGGCCGAATGTGCTGTATTGACTGATGATGAACTCGAGGAAATACGCCTACAGACGGGCGTCGTTAAGAACAAACTGAAAATTCGGTCCGTTCGTTCCAATGCCATTGCCTTCCAAAAAATCCAAATGGAATTTGGCAGCTTTTCAAATTATATTTGGGGATTTTCAGAACCTATTATCAATAGTTGGGAAGAAGAAGCCGATGTTCCTGCTCAAAGTGACCTTTCTGATCTGATTAGTAAAGATTTGAAAAAACGCGGGTTCAAATTTGTTGGTCCGGTGATTATGTATTCATTTATGCAAGCAATCGGTATGGTTAATGATCATGTCCGACACTGCGATTTTAAATAA
- a CDS encoding thioredoxin family protein encodes MKKIIMILAGLVVLLGGIYVFTRPKSYVTEVKDETAYEAVMAEEVAYLYFGRDTCQYCRKFEPLMNEAIQETGTEVYKYDTDKHKNDKNFQDIIAANEVVTVPKLVRLEKGIITDFVDHTHTQADITALLNGD; translated from the coding sequence ATGAAAAAAATAATAATGATTCTTGCTGGCCTCGTTGTTTTATTGGGAGGGATTTATGTTTTTACACGTCCAAAATCTTATGTTACGGAAGTGAAAGATGAGACGGCCTATGAAGCAGTGATGGCTGAAGAAGTCGCTTACTTGTATTTTGGTCGTGATACCTGTCAGTATTGTCGTAAATTTGAACCTTTAATGAACGAAGCCATCCAAGAAACAGGTACCGAAGTTTATAAATATGATACCGATAAACACAAAAATGACAAAAACTTCCAAGATATTATCGCTGCAAATGAAGTCGTTACCGTGCCTAAATTAGTGCGCTTGGAAAAAGGCATCATTACCGATTTTGTTGATCATACGCATACCCAAGCAGATATTACAGCTCTGTTGAATGGCGATTAA
- a CDS encoding YbaN family protein yields the protein MTIKRTFLLTIGVISFGLGSVGTILPILPTTPFLLLAGYCFAHSSSRFHSWLQNTKIYNFYVADYAKTKAIPRRKKWQILSNIYILMGISVWAAPLTIIKAIIVGLMAFLTFMLFWVIPDQPS from the coding sequence ATGACAATTAAACGGACATTCCTACTCACTATAGGAGTCATTTCTTTCGGTTTGGGAAGCGTTGGAACGATTCTACCCATTTTGCCAACAACCCCTTTTTTATTGTTGGCCGGATACTGTTTCGCCCATAGCTCCAGTCGTTTTCATAGTTGGCTGCAAAATACGAAAATTTACAACTTTTATGTTGCCGATTATGCCAAAACAAAAGCCATTCCCCGCCGGAAAAAATGGCAAATCCTATCTAACATATATATTTTAATGGGCATTTCTGTCTGGGCTGCCCCGCTCACGATTATTAAAGCTATTATTGTTGGGTTAATGGCCTTTTTAACGTTTATGTTATTTTGGGTCATTCCCGACCAACCTTCATAA
- the dapB gene encoding 4-hydroxy-tetrahydrodipicolinate reductase codes for MKIGLVGYGAMGKVIEQCVAENDELVIFAPELKTVLDDTSEKVDVLIDFSNPRACDAILAYAEKNNVPVVIAATGHSSEQLEKIAALATHVPVLKSANFSLGVNLVNRMLREYAPILKDFFDIEIIEKHHRLKEDAPSGTAKLFADTINETLHYDFVNGRDGFSKRQDKEIGVHAVRGGSIVGEHEVIFAGMDEIISLKHEAFSKNIFANGALNGAKWLVDKEAGLYDMEAVLFGK; via the coding sequence TTGAAGATTGGATTAGTGGGCTACGGGGCCATGGGAAAGGTGATTGAGCAATGCGTAGCTGAAAATGATGAATTAGTTATTTTTGCTCCGGAACTGAAGACGGTATTAGATGACACCAGTGAAAAAGTAGATGTGTTGATTGATTTCTCAAATCCGCGTGCATGTGACGCGATTTTAGCGTATGCAGAAAAAAATAACGTTCCCGTCGTGATTGCGGCAACGGGACACAGTTCTGAGCAGTTAGAGAAAATTGCTGCGTTAGCCACACACGTTCCTGTTCTTAAGAGCGCAAACTTCAGCTTGGGCGTTAACTTGGTCAACCGGATGCTCCGGGAATATGCGCCGATTTTGAAAGATTTTTTTGATATTGAAATTATTGAAAAGCACCACCGTTTGAAAGAAGATGCCCCTTCCGGGACTGCGAAACTATTTGCTGATACCATCAACGAAACATTGCACTATGATTTCGTGAATGGACGTGACGGTTTCAGCAAACGCCAGGATAAAGAAATTGGTGTCCATGCGGTTCGCGGTGGATCGATTGTTGGCGAACACGAAGTCATATTTGCCGGGATGGATGAAATTATTTCCCTCAAACACGAAGCATTTTCCAAGAATATTTTTGCAAATGGTGCACTGAATGGGGCGAAATGGTTAGTGGATAAAGAAGCAGGATTGTACGATATGGAAGCAGTACTATTTGGAAAGTAA
- the dapA gene encoding 4-hydroxy-tetrahydrodipicolinate synthase, which yields MLKGSMVALVTPMDEENRINYPKVAELLEWHIENSTDGLVILGTTGEASTMTFEEEKEFVAFCNDKIAKRVPMIVGSGSNSTATAISNSQAFAELGADYLLVVTPYYNKTNNEGMIRHFESIADSVTVPIIMYNVPSRTGCNITPEVVGKLAKHPNIIGIKEASGDMSYVMNISKYINETFALYSGNDDVIVPLLSVGGTGVISVWANIMPKEVHDLVRLYLDGKTAESLAIQIKYLDLIAALFYEVNPIPVKAALNWMGWEVGSLRMPLGEMGAEAYQRLVLVLERFEEELR from the coding sequence ATGCTTAAAGGATCGATGGTCGCACTTGTAACCCCAATGGATGAAGAGAATCGGATTAACTATCCAAAAGTAGCAGAATTATTGGAATGGCACATTGAAAATAGTACAGATGGCCTGGTAATTCTTGGAACTACTGGTGAAGCTTCGACAATGACGTTCGAAGAGGAGAAGGAATTTGTAGCCTTTTGTAACGATAAAATTGCGAAACGGGTCCCGATGATTGTCGGCAGCGGCAGCAACAGTACGGCAACTGCTATTTCCAATAGCCAAGCCTTCGCGGAATTGGGTGCGGACTATTTATTGGTGGTGACGCCGTATTACAACAAAACGAATAATGAAGGAATGATTCGTCATTTTGAAAGTATTGCTGACAGCGTGACTGTGCCCATTATTATGTACAATGTTCCGAGTCGAACGGGGTGCAATATTACGCCAGAAGTAGTTGGTAAATTGGCGAAACACCCCAATATTATTGGTATCAAAGAAGCATCCGGTGATATGAGCTATGTCATGAATATTTCCAAATATATTAATGAGACCTTTGCCTTATATAGCGGAAATGATGATGTGATTGTGCCGCTGTTGAGTGTCGGTGGAACCGGAGTAATCAGTGTTTGGGCGAATATTATGCCGAAAGAAGTGCATGATTTGGTGCGTTTATACTTGGATGGTAAAACGGCAGAATCTTTGGCGATACAAATAAAATACCTGGATTTGATTGCGGCTTTGTTCTATGAAGTGAACCCGATTCCGGTTAAAGCAGCTTTGAATTGGATGGGGTGGGAGGTCGGTTCTCTGCGGATGCCATTAGGTGAAATGGGAGCGGAAGCCTATCAACGATTAGTTTTAGTACTGGAACGATTCGAGGAGGAATTACGTTGA
- the lysA gene encoding diaminopimelate decarboxylase gives MKELVIGGVKASELTAQYGTPLYVYDQQKLEANLEAYTTYFKSDVFQTRILYASKAFQTIGMLDLIAEYGLGVDVVSSGELYTALKSTMPVEKIYFHGNNKTTEELRMALETGVKHMVVDNVMELEELAGLAAEYKEKLQVQIRLNVGIEAHTHEYIVTTHIDSKFGIAFGSSDYEACIAILKKSDYLALEGFHVHIGSQIFEMDAWYAAIDKMLGYLQTFSEPLTLNLGGGFGVRYTDADQPMPIKENMAQIVTYLEDKLQETGVKIREVMIEPGRSLVAEAGTTLYEIGYQKKTPNKQYYFVDGGMGDNIRPSLYQADYSCDVANNMTAEKSELVTVAGKYCESGDVLIHDVYLPPVKKGDILAVYSTGAYGYAMSSNYNRNATPAVVFVKDGESRVIVKRQTLADLIRNDVKTEADKHA, from the coding sequence ATGAAAGAACTTGTTATCGGGGGCGTGAAAGCCAGCGAATTGACGGCGCAATATGGCACGCCGCTTTATGTCTATGATCAACAGAAACTTGAGGCTAATCTGGAAGCTTACACGACCTATTTTAAATCGGATGTTTTTCAAACGCGTATTCTTTATGCATCAAAGGCTTTTCAAACCATCGGGATGTTGGATTTAATTGCTGAATACGGCTTGGGCGTGGATGTTGTGAGCAGCGGCGAATTGTATACAGCCTTGAAATCCACTATGCCAGTCGAAAAAATCTATTTCCATGGGAATAATAAAACGACTGAAGAACTGCGAATGGCTCTTGAAACGGGCGTGAAACACATGGTGGTTGATAATGTGATGGAGCTGGAAGAGCTAGCTGGTTTAGCTGCGGAGTACAAAGAGAAGTTGCAGGTCCAAATACGTTTAAATGTCGGAATTGAAGCACATACGCACGAATATATCGTTACGACACATATTGATTCAAAGTTCGGAATCGCCTTCGGAAGTAGCGATTATGAGGCCTGTATAGCTATCCTGAAAAAAAGCGATTATTTGGCATTGGAAGGTTTTCATGTACATATTGGCTCGCAGATTTTTGAAATGGATGCGTGGTACGCGGCGATTGATAAGATGCTGGGCTATTTACAAACCTTTTCGGAACCGTTGACCTTGAATTTGGGTGGTGGTTTTGGCGTTCGCTATACGGATGCGGATCAACCGATGCCGATTAAAGAAAATATGGCGCAAATAGTGACGTATTTAGAGGATAAATTGCAAGAAACCGGCGTAAAAATTCGGGAAGTAATGATTGAGCCGGGGCGGAGTTTGGTTGCGGAAGCGGGCACGACTCTGTATGAAATTGGTTATCAGAAAAAAACACCGAATAAGCAGTATTATTTTGTCGATGGCGGGATGGGAGATAATATCCGGCCAAGCTTGTATCAGGCTGACTATTCCTGTGATGTTGCAAATAATATGACAGCTGAGAAGTCAGAGTTAGTGACAGTGGCGGGTAAATATTGTGAATCTGGCGATGTTTTAATTCATGATGTGTATTTACCGCCTGTTAAAAAGGGTGACATCTTAGCCGTTTATTCGACAGGAGCATACGGTTATGCGATGAGCAGCAACTATAATCGGAATGCAACACCTGCTGTTGTATTTGTTAAAGATGGGGAGTCCCGAGTCATTGTAAAACGACAGACTTTAGCTGATTTAATCAGAAATGATGTAAAAACGGAGGCGGATAAGCATGCTTAA
- a CDS encoding beta-galactosidase → MKGLENIYATREKRFLHGGDYFPEQWLHLPEYLQEDIKLMQIANTNTFSIGMFAWSRLEPEEGVYDFEWLDEVIDRIHSFGGNVILATPSGAKPSWMAKKYPEIRRVNNRREQELQGRRHNHCFTAPIYREKIKMINRKLAERYQNHPAILMWHISNEYSGECHCNLCQEAFRLWVKNRYNHDLEAVNVAWWATFWSHRYSGWDEIESPSVLGEDAMHGLTLDWQRFVTDQTIDFYKEEIIPLRELTPHIPITTNFMADTADLIPFQALDYSKFAEHVDLISWDAYPAWHSDTQTDKELAVKVGFIDDLYRSLKQQPFYIMESTPSLVNWHDVNKAKRPGMHLLSSLQHVAHGSDSVMYFQWRKSRGASEKFHGAVVDHDNSTENRVFKDVQEVGAYLNKLEEVVGTNRDAEVAFIYDWENQWALQTIQGYSSESLRYPQTAQEHYRRFWERDIPVDVLNVNQDFTDYKLVVIPMLYMMKATFMEKVEAYVKAGGTVVMTYISGVVNENDLVYEGGWHEKLENVFGLTVTETDTYYPSDENSLNFQGKDYVVKDYATLLEQKTGEVIGTYGADFYQGTPAVMKNTYGDGNSYYIGARAESAFQNDFYDQLIQELAIIPPFEANHSENVSVQVRKGPDSAYIFVMNFGTDEETITFEDEVIDLITGEKVARKITLNGYGVRVFKKI, encoded by the coding sequence TTGAAAGGTCTAGAGAACATATATGCTACACGAGAAAAAAGATTTTTACATGGCGGGGACTATTTCCCAGAGCAGTGGTTGCATCTTCCAGAGTATTTACAAGAAGATATTAAATTAATGCAGATTGCGAACACAAATACATTCTCAATCGGGATGTTTGCATGGAGTCGCTTGGAACCAGAAGAAGGCGTTTATGATTTTGAATGGTTGGATGAAGTGATTGATCGTATTCATAGTTTTGGAGGCAACGTTATCCTTGCCACTCCGAGTGGCGCCAAACCGAGTTGGATGGCGAAAAAATATCCTGAAATTCGCCGTGTAAATAATCGACGCGAACAAGAGTTACAAGGGCGCCGTCATAACCATTGCTTTACGGCACCGATTTATCGCGAAAAAATTAAAATGATTAATCGAAAATTAGCAGAGCGGTATCAAAATCATCCCGCTATCTTAATGTGGCATATTTCAAATGAATACAGCGGTGAGTGCCATTGTAATCTTTGTCAGGAAGCTTTCCGTTTATGGGTTAAGAATCGCTATAATCATGATTTAGAAGCAGTAAACGTGGCGTGGTGGGCAACGTTTTGGAGTCATCGTTATTCCGGCTGGGACGAAATTGAATCGCCTTCTGTATTGGGCGAAGATGCTATGCACGGTCTCACTTTGGATTGGCAACGTTTTGTAACAGATCAAACCATTGATTTCTATAAAGAGGAAATTATACCACTACGGGAGCTCACACCTCATATTCCAATCACAACAAACTTTATGGCAGATACAGCTGATTTGATTCCTTTCCAAGCGCTAGACTATAGTAAATTTGCAGAGCATGTAGACTTAATTTCATGGGATGCTTATCCTGCCTGGCATTCAGATACGCAAACGGACAAGGAATTGGCGGTTAAAGTTGGTTTTATTGATGATTTATATCGTTCATTAAAACAGCAACCTTTCTATATTATGGAATCTACACCGAGTTTGGTTAACTGGCATGATGTAAATAAGGCTAAACGACCAGGGATGCATTTACTTTCCTCGCTGCAGCATGTGGCGCATGGCTCGGATAGTGTAATGTATTTCCAATGGCGGAAATCACGTGGTGCTTCTGAAAAATTCCATGGCGCGGTTGTAGATCATGACAACAGTACTGAAAATCGTGTGTTTAAGGATGTTCAAGAAGTCGGGGCCTATTTGAATAAATTGGAAGAAGTTGTTGGGACTAATCGAGATGCGGAAGTAGCCTTTATTTATGACTGGGAGAATCAATGGGCGCTGCAAACCATCCAAGGATATAGCTCGGAATCATTACGTTATCCGCAAACTGCTCAAGAACATTACCGTCGTTTCTGGGAGCGTGATATTCCGGTTGACGTTTTGAATGTGAACCAAGATTTCACTGACTATAAATTGGTTGTAATTCCAATGCTGTATATGATGAAAGCAACATTTATGGAAAAAGTGGAAGCCTATGTGAAAGCAGGCGGAACAGTTGTAATGACATATATTTCCGGAGTCGTGAATGAAAATGACCTGGTATATGAAGGCGGTTGGCATGAAAAGCTAGAGAACGTTTTTGGCTTAACCGTTACAGAGACTGACACGTATTATCCGAGTGATGAAAATAGTTTGAATTTTCAAGGTAAGGATTATGTGGTTAAAGATTATGCGACTCTTCTTGAACAGAAAACAGGAGAAGTAATTGGTACATATGGAGCTGATTTCTATCAAGGAACACCGGCAGTCATGAAAAATACGTATGGTGATGGTAACAGTTACTACATTGGGGCACGAGCGGAAAGTGCCTTCCAAAATGACTTCTATGATCAATTAATTCAAGAATTGGCTATCATACCGCCATTTGAAGCAAATCACAGCGAAAATGTATCGGTACAAGTTCGTAAAGGGCCAGATTCGGCATACATTTTTGTAATGAACTTTGGTACGGATGAAGAGACAATTACATTTGAAGATGAAGTGATTGACTTGATTACAGGCGAAAAAGTGGCACGTAAAATCACATTGAATGGCTATGGTGTACGTGTTTTCAAAAAAATATAA
- a CDS encoding sugar ABC transporter permease, protein MSINGKWQKRLKLGASYALIIFVIIAILYPLLWTVGASFNPGNSLVSTSLIPKNPTIRHYQELFSGKASLPYGQWYLNSLKISIFTMLGTVVSVCFTGYAFSRFRFKGRQNGLTLFLLLQMIPQFSALVAIFVLAQIMGLINSHWFLILLYIGGQIPMNTYLMKGYMDTIPYDLDESARIDGASHTRIFWQIVLPLSKPMIAVAAMNGFTGPLGDFIISSTILRSTQYYTLPIGLYNLVNDVMGASYTMFAAGAILISIPVAFVFLLLQKNFVSGLTSGGTKG, encoded by the coding sequence ATGTCTATAAATGGAAAATGGCAAAAAAGACTTAAATTAGGGGCAAGCTATGCCCTTATAATTTTCGTGATTATTGCGATTTTGTATCCCTTATTGTGGACGGTCGGCGCAAGTTTTAATCCAGGTAATAGCTTGGTAAGTACGAGTTTAATTCCAAAAAATCCGACGATTCGCCACTATCAAGAACTATTCTCGGGAAAAGCGAGCCTCCCTTATGGCCAGTGGTATCTAAACTCTCTTAAAATTAGTATCTTTACCATGCTTGGTACGGTCGTGAGCGTTTGTTTTACGGGCTATGCATTTTCACGGTTTCGTTTTAAAGGGCGTCAGAATGGATTGACGTTGTTCTTGTTGCTACAGATGATTCCGCAATTCTCAGCACTCGTTGCTATTTTTGTACTTGCTCAAATAATGGGGCTAATTAATAGTCATTGGTTCCTCATTCTCCTCTATATAGGTGGACAAATTCCGATGAATACCTATCTGATGAAAGGGTATATGGACACGATTCCATACGATTTGGATGAGAGCGCACGTATTGATGGTGCGAGTCATACACGGATTTTTTGGCAAATTGTGTTGCCGTTATCGAAACCGATGATCGCTGTGGCTGCAATGAATGGCTTTACCGGGCCACTGGGAGATTTTATTATTTCTTCAACAATCTTAAGAAGTACACAGTATTATACGCTGCCAATTGGGCTATATAATTTAGTGAATGATGTGATGGGAGCAAGTTATACGATGTTTGCTGCTGGCGCAATTTTAATTAGTATTCCTGTAGCATTTGTTTTCCTACTGCTACAGAAGAACTTTGTGTCTGGCTTAACATCAGGAGGTACAAAAGGATAA